A region of Subtercola boreus DNA encodes the following proteins:
- the dhaK gene encoding dihydroxyacetone kinase subunit DhaK gives MKKLINDPKNVVDEAARGIEAAHGDLVDVFYDPIYIVRKGAPVQGKVALVSGGGSGHEPLHGGFVGFGMLDAAVPGPVFTSPTPDPIVAATKAVDGGAGVLHIVKNYTGDVLNFETAADLASADDIEVRSVIINDDVAVKDSLYTAGRRGVAGTVLVEKIAGASAERLDDLETVTRIAQKVNDQTRSMGVALTPCVVPHAGEPSFTLADDEIEIGIGIHGEPGRERIKLEPADAIVDRLLGPILEDLPFASGDKVLLFVNGMGGTPQIELYIVFRRAAEVLKEKGVEVTRSLVGNFVTSLEMQGASITVLKLDDELTELWDAPVQTAALRWGR, from the coding sequence ATGAAGAAGCTCATCAATGACCCGAAGAATGTCGTCGACGAGGCAGCGAGAGGCATCGAAGCTGCGCACGGCGATCTCGTCGACGTCTTCTACGACCCCATCTACATCGTGCGGAAGGGTGCGCCGGTGCAGGGCAAGGTCGCCCTCGTCAGCGGCGGCGGCAGCGGCCACGAGCCGTTGCACGGCGGCTTCGTCGGCTTCGGGATGCTCGATGCCGCCGTTCCCGGGCCGGTGTTCACCTCTCCGACACCCGACCCGATCGTCGCGGCCACCAAGGCGGTCGACGGCGGTGCCGGGGTGCTCCACATCGTGAAGAACTACACCGGCGACGTGCTCAACTTCGAGACGGCAGCCGACCTGGCCTCGGCGGATGACATCGAGGTGCGCTCCGTGATCATCAACGACGATGTCGCGGTCAAGGACAGCCTCTACACGGCCGGGCGCCGGGGTGTCGCAGGGACGGTGCTCGTCGAGAAGATCGCCGGCGCGTCGGCCGAGCGCCTCGACGACCTCGAAACCGTGACCCGGATCGCCCAGAAGGTCAACGACCAGACCCGCTCGATGGGAGTCGCTCTGACCCCGTGCGTCGTTCCGCACGCCGGTGAGCCGAGCTTCACCCTCGCTGACGACGAGATCGAGATCGGGATCGGCATCCACGGCGAACCCGGCCGCGAACGCATCAAGCTGGAGCCGGCCGACGCGATCGTCGACCGTCTGCTCGGCCCGATCCTCGAAGACCTGCCGTTCGCCTCAGGCGACAAGGTGCTGCTGTTCGTCAACGGCATGGGCGGAACGCCGCAGATCGAGCTCTACATCGTCTTCCGCCGCGCGGCCGAGGTGCTGAAGGAGAAGGGCGTCGAGGTGACCCGTTCGCTGGTCGGCAACTTCGTGACCTCGCTCGAGATGCAGGGCGCGTCGATCACTGTGCTGAAGTTGGATGACGAACTGACCGAGCTGTGGGATGCCCCCGTGCAGACTGCCGCTCTCCGATGGGGAAGGTAG
- the dhaL gene encoding dihydroxyacetone kinase subunit DhaL: MSLGIDWVTEWIRESARVIADHRVELITLDREIGDGDHGENLDRGFSAVIQKLGDLPEGALPGDALKLVATTLISTVGGASGPLVGTAYLKAAGAVGKAEQLDGAAVVALLTAARDGVVLRGKAEVGDKTMIDAWTPAVDAAAAALADGADEAGILAAAADAAEQGAKATEPLVARKGRASYLGERAIGHRDPGSQSSALILRAASDAAAGTSGTGSGSSAPDAS, encoded by the coding sequence ATGAGCCTCGGTATCGACTGGGTGACCGAATGGATCCGGGAGAGTGCACGGGTGATCGCGGATCACCGGGTCGAACTGATCACCCTCGACCGCGAGATCGGCGACGGCGACCACGGAGAGAACCTCGACCGAGGGTTCAGCGCGGTCATCCAGAAGCTCGGCGACCTGCCGGAGGGCGCACTTCCGGGCGACGCCCTGAAGCTGGTGGCGACGACGCTCATCTCGACGGTCGGCGGTGCGTCCGGCCCGCTGGTCGGAACCGCGTACCTCAAGGCCGCGGGTGCCGTCGGCAAAGCCGAGCAGTTGGATGGCGCGGCTGTCGTCGCGCTGCTCACCGCAGCGCGTGACGGTGTGGTGCTGCGCGGCAAGGCCGAGGTCGGCGACAAGACGATGATCGATGCCTGGACTCCGGCCGTCGACGCCGCCGCGGCCGCTCTGGCCGACGGTGCGGACGAGGCCGGGATCCTCGCGGCGGCGGCGGACGCGGCCGAGCAGGGCGCGAAGGCGACCGAACCGCTCGTGGCGCGGAAGGGTCGCGCGAGCTACCTCGGCGAGCGGGCCATCGGTCACCGGGACCCGGGTTCTCAGTCGTCGGCGCTCATTCTGCGGGCTGCGTCCGATGCGGCTGCGGGCACCAGCGGCACGGGATCCGGTTCCTCTGCCCCGGACGCGTCCTGA
- a CDS encoding Ig-like domain-containing protein, translated as MKLRYCALAVVALLAGVTLQATPASADINLPPEKSKIYETQFDKLSFPGWVTLPTGGMSPHEAAGVGRASTKGGDGSTGADKTDTHTFSNPHAGMYPALVPMELTVLNPGSLDTMSTKTINTIKELAAVAQIIPQVKESADGSRVQLGTTIIFDANVVTPQADLGERLLKLTGGEFFSCDAVGNTFNCKSTLWRTLPSRPSAPRPTGGTVYSPPFAARRAPSCSGALADGGVGVQTVVTIADVICDERPTDPVVRLEVDTVYADTASGIPTSRGGDGSIVYSGTGAAEGTYLWMKVYAVTAGGLYSWPFTVGVRNHYAPTTVDAPALGVLRGVDTVLSGASLFHDVDVDSYGTESHDFLTMEVVNQGDRGSARFDADGTLHYQSIEVIHGEAVDHITVRATDSYGITSPDLTVAVHIGDIRPGCANGAARTDAHTPVRIQLSCWITPTAGWRQLEGMQYAIVSGPAYGALSDFDPVSGTATYTPDPTHPGADHFEFSASDNGTSRTTTFGLEVMPAP; from the coding sequence ATGAAACTCAGATACTGTGCCCTGGCCGTCGTCGCGCTGCTCGCCGGCGTCACGCTACAGGCCACACCTGCCTCCGCAGACATCAATCTGCCCCCGGAAAAATCGAAGATCTACGAGACGCAGTTCGACAAGCTCTCCTTTCCCGGGTGGGTGACACTTCCCACAGGGGGAATGAGTCCGCACGAAGCTGCGGGGGTCGGCAGGGCCTCCACGAAGGGCGGCGACGGATCGACAGGTGCCGACAAGACGGACACTCACACGTTCAGCAATCCGCACGCGGGCATGTATCCCGCCCTCGTTCCGATGGAGCTGACCGTTCTCAACCCCGGCAGTCTCGACACGATGTCCACGAAGACGATCAACACCATCAAGGAGCTCGCCGCCGTCGCACAGATCATTCCCCAGGTGAAGGAGTCGGCGGACGGCTCCCGGGTCCAGCTCGGTACCACCATCATCTTCGATGCCAACGTCGTCACACCGCAGGCGGATCTCGGAGAGCGACTTCTCAAACTGACCGGCGGCGAATTCTTCAGCTGTGACGCGGTCGGCAACACGTTCAACTGCAAGAGCACCCTGTGGCGGACGCTCCCCTCCCGGCCCAGTGCACCACGACCCACGGGCGGCACCGTGTATTCGCCACCCTTCGCTGCGCGGCGGGCTCCCTCGTGCTCCGGCGCACTCGCGGATGGCGGGGTCGGCGTGCAGACGGTCGTGACGATCGCCGATGTCATCTGCGACGAACGCCCGACCGATCCCGTTGTGCGTCTGGAGGTCGACACGGTCTACGCCGACACGGCTTCGGGCATCCCGACGTCGCGGGGTGGAGACGGGAGCATCGTCTACAGCGGCACCGGTGCGGCCGAAGGCACCTACCTCTGGATGAAGGTCTATGCCGTGACGGCCGGAGGCCTGTACTCCTGGCCTTTCACTGTCGGCGTCAGAAACCATTACGCGCCGACCACCGTCGACGCCCCTGCTCTGGGTGTTCTGAGAGGCGTGGACACCGTGCTGAGTGGTGCATCCCTCTTCCATGACGTCGACGTCGACTCCTACGGCACGGAGAGCCACGATTTCCTGACAATGGAGGTGGTGAACCAGGGAGACAGGGGCAGCGCACGTTTTGATGCCGACGGCACGCTGCACTACCAGTCCATCGAGGTGATTCACGGCGAGGCCGTCGACCACATCACCGTCAGGGCGACCGACAGCTACGGGATCACGTCCCCCGATCTGACAGTGGCCGTCCACATCGGCGACATCCGGCCCGGCTGCGCGAACGGTGCCGCCAGAACCGACGCGCACACTCCCGTTCGAATCCAGCTTTCCTGCTGGATCACACCCACGGCCGGCTGGCGCCAGCTTGAGGGAATGCAGTATGCGATCGTCTCCGGGCCTGCCTACGGCGCGCTCAGTGACTTCGATCCCGTTTCAGGCACCGCAACGTACACGCCCGACCCGACTCACCCGGGCGCGGACCATTTCGAATTCTCTGCGTCAGACAATGGAACCTCGCGGACGACGACCTTCGGTCTCGAGGTGATGCCCGCACCCTGA
- a CDS encoding Dps family protein: protein MSTTTIERDVHVPADGGPKATRRQNAERGFKAPKDLTDAMQAVLVDLIELHVQGKQAHWNVVGKNFRDLHLQLDEIIDAAREFSDTIAERMRALHAVPDGRSDTVAATTSLPEYPNGEIDTAETVDLVVVRLEATVGTMRDVHDTVDEADPTSADLLHAIIEKLEQYAWMVGAENRTATAK from the coding sequence GTGTCCACGACAACAATCGAACGAGACGTGCACGTTCCCGCCGACGGCGGCCCCAAGGCCACCCGGCGCCAGAATGCCGAACGCGGCTTCAAGGCCCCGAAAGACCTGACCGACGCGATGCAGGCCGTGCTCGTCGACCTGATCGAGCTCCACGTGCAGGGCAAGCAGGCGCACTGGAACGTGGTCGGCAAGAACTTCCGCGACCTGCACCTCCAGCTCGACGAGATCATCGACGCCGCGCGGGAGTTCAGCGACACGATCGCGGAGCGCATGCGTGCCCTGCACGCGGTTCCGGATGGTCGTTCCGACACGGTCGCGGCCACGACCTCGCTGCCCGAATACCCCAACGGTGAGATCGACACCGCCGAGACCGTCGACCTGGTGGTCGTGCGCCTCGAGGCCACCGTCGGCACCATGCGCGACGTGCACGACACCGTGGACGAGGCCGACCCGACAAGCGCCGACCTGCTGCACGCCATCATCGAGAAGCTCGAGCAGTACGCCTGGATGGTCGGGGCGGAGAACCGCACGGCGACCGCGAAATAG
- a CDS encoding cytochrome b has product MTIEKTKADGLVDGTTDHAVGAPPKISNAPSARFTSAAANYIDERTSISAVVKEFGRKIFPDHWSFMLGEVALYSFVVIIITGTFLTFFFQASMAPVVYDGSFVPLKGVEMSSAMSSTLNISFEIRGGLLVRQIHHWAALLFIASIGLHMLRIYFTGAFRKPRELNWVIGFVLFILALAEGFTGYSLPDDLLSGNGLRIIDGMVKGVPFAGSWLSFLIFGGEFPGEEIVGRLYTLHILLLPAIIVALIALHLVFVVVHKHTQYAGPGKTNDNVIGYPVLPVYAAKAGGFFFIVFGIIALIASFFTINPIWNYGPYDPSPVSAGTQPDWYIGFADGALRLIPPHLESVIWGHTYSWNILIPIAVLGLFILTVLIYPFIEGWVTGDKREHHILDRPRNAPTRTAIGAAGVTFYAALWSAASSDILATHFQLSIESVIHAIQAAVIIGPVIAYFVAKRVCLALQKKDREMALHGFESGRIVRLPGGEYIEVHQDVDEYERWKLVSFHEYKPLMIRPNAKGKITAPQRLRAGMSKWFFEDRIAPVTRTDLEHQKSLH; this is encoded by the coding sequence ATGACAATCGAAAAAACCAAGGCCGACGGCCTCGTGGACGGAACCACCGACCACGCGGTCGGCGCCCCGCCCAAGATCTCCAACGCCCCCTCGGCCCGCTTCACGTCGGCGGCCGCGAACTACATCGACGAGCGTACGAGCATCTCGGCTGTCGTCAAGGAGTTCGGGCGCAAGATCTTCCCCGACCACTGGTCGTTCATGCTCGGTGAGGTCGCGCTCTACAGCTTCGTCGTCATCATCATCACGGGAACGTTCCTGACGTTCTTCTTCCAGGCTTCGATGGCCCCGGTCGTCTACGACGGCAGCTTCGTCCCCCTCAAGGGCGTCGAGATGTCGTCGGCGATGTCGTCGACGCTGAACATCTCGTTCGAGATCCGCGGTGGCCTCCTGGTACGCCAGATCCACCACTGGGCCGCGCTGCTCTTCATTGCGTCCATCGGTCTGCACATGCTGCGCATCTACTTCACCGGTGCTTTCCGGAAGCCCCGTGAACTGAACTGGGTGATCGGCTTCGTGCTGTTCATCCTCGCGCTGGCTGAAGGCTTCACCGGCTACTCGCTCCCCGACGACCTGCTCTCCGGCAACGGCCTCCGCATCATCGACGGAATGGTGAAGGGTGTGCCCTTCGCGGGCTCCTGGCTCTCGTTCCTGATCTTCGGCGGCGAGTTCCCGGGCGAGGAGATCGTGGGCAGGCTCTACACGCTGCACATCCTGCTCCTGCCGGCCATCATCGTGGCGCTGATCGCGCTGCACCTGGTGTTCGTCGTGGTGCACAAGCACACGCAGTACGCGGGCCCCGGCAAGACCAACGACAACGTCATCGGCTACCCGGTGCTCCCGGTCTACGCGGCCAAGGCCGGTGGATTCTTCTTCATCGTCTTCGGCATCATCGCCCTGATCGCCTCGTTCTTCACGATCAACCCGATCTGGAACTACGGGCCCTACGACCCCTCCCCTGTCTCGGCGGGAACGCAGCCCGACTGGTACATCGGCTTCGCCGACGGTGCCCTGCGGTTGATCCCCCCGCACCTGGAGTCGGTGATCTGGGGCCACACCTACTCGTGGAACATCCTCATCCCGATCGCCGTGCTCGGGTTGTTCATCCTGACCGTGCTGATCTACCCGTTCATCGAGGGCTGGGTGACGGGCGACAAGCGCGAGCACCACATCCTCGACCGCCCGCGGAACGCTCCCACCCGTACCGCGATCGGTGCTGCCGGTGTGACGTTCTACGCGGCACTCTGGTCGGCGGCGAGCTCGGACATCCTCGCAACCCACTTCCAGCTGTCGATCGAATCGGTGATCCACGCCATCCAGGCCGCCGTCATCATCGGCCCGGTCATCGCCTACTTCGTCGCCAAGCGCGTCTGTCTCGCACTGCAGAAGAAGGACCGCGAAATGGCCCTGCACGGTTTCGAGTCCGGCCGCATCGTGCGCCTGCCGGGTGGCGAGTACATCGAGGTCCACCAGGACGTCGACGAGTACGAGCGCTGGAAGCTGGTCTCGTTCCACGAGTACAAGCCGCTGATGATCCGTCCGAACGCCAAGGGCAAGATCACCGCCCCGCAGCGTCTCCGCGCCGGCATGTCCAAGTGGTTCTTCGAGGACCGGATCGCGCCCGTCACGCGCACCGACCTCGAGCACCAGAAGTCGCTCCACTAG
- a CDS encoding cytochrome c oxidase subunit 3, whose translation MTQTSAPLVQRPNVVAVGTIVWLGSEVMFFAGLFAIYFTLRSTSPELWSTESSILNVPFATVNTLILVSSSFTCQFGVFAAERLQSRATGWKPTQWGMVEWFFLTYVLGALFVSGQAWEYANLVQEGITLNSSSYGSAFYLTTGFHALHVTAGLFTFLLMIGRAFGVKNFGHREATSAIVVSYYWHFVDVVWIGLFLVIYILK comes from the coding sequence ATGACCCAAACATCCGCACCCCTGGTGCAGCGCCCGAACGTCGTTGCCGTCGGCACGATCGTCTGGCTCGGCAGCGAGGTCATGTTCTTCGCCGGCCTCTTCGCCATCTACTTCACGCTGAGGTCGACGAGCCCCGAGCTCTGGAGCACCGAGAGTTCGATCCTGAACGTGCCGTTCGCCACCGTGAACACGCTGATCCTCGTGTCAAGTTCGTTCACCTGCCAGTTCGGTGTCTTCGCCGCGGAGCGCCTGCAGTCGCGCGCCACCGGGTGGAAGCCCACACAGTGGGGCATGGTCGAGTGGTTCTTCCTCACCTATGTGCTCGGTGCGCTGTTCGTCTCCGGGCAGGCCTGGGAGTACGCGAACCTCGTGCAGGAGGGCATCACGCTGAACTCCTCCTCCTACGGGTCGGCGTTTTACCTCACCACCGGCTTCCACGCCCTGCACGTCACGGCCGGGCTCTTCACCTTCCTGCTGATGATCGGCCGCGCCTTCGGTGTGAAGAACTTCGGACACCGGGAGGCCACCAGCGCCATCGTCGTGTCGTACTACTGGCACTTCGTCGACGTGGTGTGGATCGGCCTGTTCCTCGTGATCTACATCCTGAAATAG
- a CDS encoding c-type cytochrome, with protein MARTSKKANRRHPLATVVLIAIGLAFTGGGYALFSSTATADTSTAASQATVEEGSKLFAANCATCHGMNLEGTTAGPSLLGVGAASVDFQVGTGRMPLAMQGPQAMQKPVQFTEEQTAALSAFVASLSPGPSVPTDSQLTDDGNATNGGELFRINCAMCHNVAGAGGALTEGKFAPELTGVESKYIYEAMLTGPQNMPVFNDHNITPEDKRDIITYLKYLQNNPSPGGFELGNLGPVAEGLFIWIFGIGAVVALTVWLTAKSN; from the coding sequence ATGGCCCGCACCTCCAAGAAAGCGAACAGACGGCACCCCCTGGCGACCGTCGTTCTGATCGCGATCGGGTTGGCCTTCACGGGCGGCGGTTACGCGCTGTTCTCGAGCACCGCCACGGCTGACACCAGCACGGCCGCCTCGCAGGCCACGGTCGAAGAGGGCAGCAAACTGTTCGCGGCGAACTGCGCCACCTGCCACGGCATGAACCTCGAAGGCACGACCGCCGGCCCGAGCCTGCTCGGCGTCGGCGCGGCATCCGTCGACTTCCAGGTAGGCACCGGCCGCATGCCCCTCGCCATGCAGGGCCCGCAGGCCATGCAGAAGCCCGTGCAGTTCACCGAGGAGCAGACGGCGGCCCTCTCGGCCTTCGTGGCCTCGCTCTCGCCCGGCCCCTCCGTCCCCACCGACTCCCAGCTCACCGATGACGGCAACGCCACGAACGGCGGCGAACTCTTCCGCATCAACTGCGCCATGTGCCACAACGTCGCGGGTGCGGGTGGAGCGCTCACCGAGGGCAAGTTCGCCCCCGAGCTGACCGGTGTCGAGTCGAAGTACATCTATGAGGCCATGCTCACCGGCCCGCAGAACATGCCCGTCTTCAACGACCACAACATCACCCCCGAAGACAAGCGCGACATCATCACCTACCTGAAGTACCTCCAGAACAACCCGTCCCCGGGCGGATTCGAGCTCGGCAACCTCGGGCCGGTGGCCGAAGGCCTCTTCATCTGGATCTTCGGTATCGGCGCGGTCGTCGCACTGACGGTCTGGCTCACGGCGAAGTCGAACTAG
- the dhaM gene encoding dihydroxyacetone kinase phosphoryl donor subunit DhaM, giving the protein MAGVPGKVGLVFVSHSGKIADGLTELAGQMAPGAALVAAGGTDEGGIGTSFEKVTAAIAEADSGEGVVVLCDLGSAILTAETALDFLDDEVRERVRIVDAPLVEGAVAASVTAETGGSLAAVVAAAESARSAFGEVPGPGPADARAGGGASGAVDDAADAALTRTVTIVNRDGLHARPAAEFVKLANTFDAKVTINGKDSKSLLGIMSLGLVRGATATLTAQDAAGLAALDALVALIESGFGEE; this is encoded by the coding sequence GTGGCAGGCGTGCCGGGGAAGGTCGGGCTCGTCTTCGTCTCGCACAGCGGGAAGATCGCTGACGGGCTGACCGAGCTCGCCGGGCAGATGGCGCCTGGAGCGGCGCTCGTCGCGGCCGGCGGCACTGACGAGGGCGGTATCGGCACCAGCTTCGAGAAGGTGACGGCCGCGATCGCGGAGGCCGACTCGGGCGAGGGTGTGGTCGTGCTGTGCGACCTCGGTTCGGCCATCCTGACCGCCGAGACGGCCCTCGACTTCCTCGACGACGAGGTGCGGGAGCGTGTGCGCATCGTGGATGCACCGCTGGTCGAGGGTGCGGTTGCGGCCTCGGTGACCGCGGAGACAGGCGGATCGCTCGCCGCCGTCGTCGCGGCGGCCGAGTCCGCCCGGAGTGCGTTCGGTGAGGTGCCCGGGCCGGGCCCTGCCGACGCCCGGGCGGGAGGCGGAGCATCCGGTGCCGTGGATGACGCGGCCGACGCCGCGCTGACGAGAACCGTGACGATCGTGAACCGTGACGGGTTGCACGCCCGCCCCGCGGCGGAGTTCGTGAAGCTCGCGAACACGTTCGATGCGAAGGTGACGATCAACGGCAAGGACTCCAAGAGCCTGCTCGGGATCATGTCCCTCGGCCTGGTGCGCGGCGCGACGGCCACTCTCACCGCTCAGGATGCCGCGGGCCTCGCGGCCCTCGACGCCCTCGTCGCCCTCATCGAGTCGGGCTTCGGCGAGGAGTAG
- the trpD gene encoding anthranilate phosphoribosyltransferase produces the protein MASELSWSYLLSALLAARDLTVAESTWAMNEVMEGSASPAQLAGFLVALRAKGETVDEIVGFRDAILDHALPLDVDPFALDIVGTGGDRFGTVNVSTMASIVASGAGVPVIKHGNRAASSLAGSSDVLKALGLNLDLEPVSVARVLHEAGITFAFAAKFHPGFRHAGAVRSELGIPTVFNYLGPLCNPARPEASAVGVAQLDRVPLIVGVFQTRGATALVLRGDDGLDELTTTGHSHIWEVSRGAVTEHDLDPRDLGLRRASIDELRGGDPAANADTVRRVLGGETGAVRDIVLLNAAAGLAAFDLARDPSEVQRSIVERFAEKMVVAAESIDSGSALRKLTKWVAATNRGA, from the coding sequence ATGGCGTCTGAACTCAGCTGGTCGTACCTGCTCTCCGCTCTTCTGGCCGCGAGGGACCTAACCGTCGCCGAGTCCACCTGGGCGATGAACGAGGTGATGGAGGGCTCCGCGTCGCCTGCCCAGCTGGCCGGATTCCTGGTGGCGCTCCGCGCCAAGGGTGAGACGGTCGACGAGATCGTCGGGTTCCGCGATGCGATCCTCGACCATGCTCTGCCTCTGGATGTCGACCCCTTCGCCCTCGACATCGTGGGTACCGGCGGCGACCGCTTCGGCACGGTGAACGTCTCCACCATGGCGTCGATCGTGGCCTCCGGTGCCGGCGTGCCGGTGATCAAGCACGGCAACAGGGCGGCGAGTTCGCTCGCCGGATCGTCGGACGTGCTGAAGGCGCTCGGGCTGAACCTCGACCTCGAACCCGTCTCGGTCGCGCGGGTGCTGCACGAGGCCGGCATCACCTTCGCCTTCGCGGCGAAGTTCCACCCCGGCTTCCGGCACGCCGGCGCGGTGCGGAGCGAGCTCGGGATTCCGACCGTCTTCAACTACCTCGGCCCGCTCTGCAATCCGGCGAGGCCCGAGGCTTCCGCGGTCGGCGTCGCCCAGCTCGACCGCGTGCCGCTCATCGTGGGAGTATTCCAGACGCGCGGCGCGACGGCTCTCGTTCTCCGGGGCGACGATGGACTCGACGAACTGACGACAACAGGCCACAGCCACATCTGGGAGGTGTCGAGGGGCGCCGTCACCGAACACGATCTGGATCCCCGTGACCTCGGGCTCCGCCGGGCATCCATCGACGAACTGCGGGGCGGCGACCCCGCCGCGAATGCCGACACCGTCCGGCGGGTGCTGGGCGGCGAGACCGGCGCGGTGCGCGACATCGTGCTGCTGAATGCGGCGGCAGGGCTGGCCGCGTTCGACCTGGCCCGCGACCCCTCCGAAGTGCAGCGCAGCATTGTGGAACGGTTCGCCGAGAAGATGGTCGTCGCTGCAGAGTCGATCGACTCCGGATCGGCGCTCCGCAAACTGACGAAGTGGGTCGCGGCGACCAACCGCGGGGCGTAG
- a CDS encoding ubiquinol-cytochrome c reductase iron-sulfur subunit has product MAHDDTSGTDVAAFSSGADGVSNTSGRAVEPSAASGGLAVITSDGFADPGVPPHRKRVTDLDPKKARTAQRTVYTLFYLSIAGSIFAIAAYMAFPINENDPGSVRLNTVFLGLGITLALMGIGIGAVHWAKSLMHDEEGVDIRHPVRSSDETRARAVEIFHEGNVESGIGRRSLIRNSLIGALVAFPLPAVILFRGLGPQNEIPADLLSHTMWKAGARLTLDPSGLPIKAADVTIGSAFHIIPEGLNDAPDRLEQKAKAAVLLMRVNPSDLNVSAGRENWNYDGIVAYSKICTHVGCPVALFEQQTHHLLCPCHQSTFDVDNECAVIFGPAKRALPQLPITVDGEGYLIAQSDFLEPVGPSFWERS; this is encoded by the coding sequence ATGGCACACGACGACACGAGCGGCACAGACGTCGCCGCGTTCTCGTCAGGCGCAGACGGCGTGAGCAACACCTCCGGCAGGGCGGTCGAGCCCTCCGCTGCCTCCGGCGGTCTCGCCGTCATCACGAGCGACGGCTTCGCCGACCCGGGAGTCCCGCCGCACCGCAAGCGGGTGACCGATCTCGACCCGAAGAAGGCCCGGACCGCCCAGCGCACCGTCTACACACTCTTCTACCTCTCCATCGCCGGCTCGATCTTCGCGATCGCGGCCTACATGGCGTTCCCCATCAACGAGAACGACCCGGGTTCGGTACGACTCAACACGGTCTTCCTTGGACTCGGCATAACGCTGGCCCTGATGGGCATTGGAATCGGCGCCGTGCACTGGGCGAAGTCGCTCATGCACGACGAGGAGGGTGTCGACATCCGGCACCCCGTGCGTTCGTCCGACGAGACCCGCGCCCGTGCGGTCGAGATCTTCCACGAGGGCAATGTGGAGTCGGGCATCGGTCGCCGCTCCCTCATCCGCAACAGCCTCATCGGTGCCCTCGTCGCGTTCCCGCTGCCCGCGGTCATCCTGTTCAGGGGCCTCGGCCCGCAGAACGAGATCCCGGCAGATCTCCTCTCGCACACCATGTGGAAGGCGGGGGCGCGGCTGACGCTCGACCCCTCGGGCCTCCCCATCAAAGCTGCCGATGTCACCATCGGTTCGGCGTTCCACATCATCCCGGAAGGCCTCAACGACGCCCCCGACCGCCTCGAGCAGAAGGCCAAAGCGGCCGTGCTGCTGATGCGCGTCAACCCGTCTGACCTCAACGTCAGCGCCGGCCGCGAGAACTGGAACTACGACGGCATCGTCGCGTACTCCAAGATCTGCACGCACGTCGGATGCCCGGTGGCCCTGTTCGAACAGCAGACCCACCACCTCCTCTGCCCCTGCCACCAGTCCACGTTCGACGTGGACAACGAGTGTGCGGTCATCTTCGGCCCGGCCAAGCGTGCCCTGCCCCAGCTGCCCATCACTGTCGACGGCGAGGGCTACCTCATCGCACAGAGTGACTTTCTTGAGCCAGTCGGCCCTAGTTTCTGGGAGCGTTCATGA